ATGTTGTTGATGCATGATATGTATTCGGGATAAAAGTTTGAAAAAGGCGGGCCATATGGCCCGCCTTTTTCTTATGGTTGTTTTTCCAAAAGAGAAAATGTAAAATAGAAACGATTAGGAGGCTCGATGTGCATGTGGCTGAGACAAGATGAGATACGAGTTGGCGATGTGATCTTTGGTTTCTTTGGTGATGAGTTGCAGGATGAGGCAATTGCTGATATTCAGCTGGGCTTTGATGATGAGCGGATGAATCACTGCGCCTTGGTAGTGAGCAATACTGAAGTGATTGAGGCAGTGCTGAGTGGGGTGCGGCGCTTGTCGATTGACCGCTTCTTGCGCCGGCATCGGCGGCGCGGGCGGATTTTAGTTGCTCGTCCAGGTAGAGCGGATTTGATTGCTGGCAGTATCGCGGTGGCGGAAACATTTATTGGCTTTGCTTATAACCATAAGTTTGTTGCCAGCCCGGGCGAACTTTATTGCAGTGAACTGATTGTTGAAGCTTTTGAGCAGGCAGCTGGTGGTGAGGCATTATTCAAGCAATATGATTTGATGTTTGCGCCGGAAGGTGAACCGGTGCCTGAATATTGGGTTGAATATTATCGAAAATTTGATATGAACGTGCCAAGCGGCCAAGGAACGCATCCGGCGAGTTTGTCGTATGATGATTTTTTTACAGAACGTTATTGGTATTTAGAGGAGGCAAAATAGTGCAGGTAAAAAGTATAAGTCGGATTGCTATTGCGGTAGCGTTGTTAATTGTTGTGAGTGTGGTTGTGCCACCGATTCCATTGTTTTTATTACCGGTGCCGGTTACTTTGCAGACGGCAATGGTGTTGTTGATTGGATTGTTGCTTTCGCCGAATGAAGCCGGGTT
The Culicoidibacter larvae DNA segment above includes these coding regions:
- a CDS encoding YiiX/YebB-like N1pC/P60 family cysteine hydrolase, encoding MWLRQDEIRVGDVIFGFFGDELQDEAIADIQLGFDDERMNHCALVVSNTEVIEAVLSGVRRLSIDRFLRRHRRRGRILVARPGRADLIAGSIAVAETFIGFAYNHKFVASPGELYCSELIVEAFEQAAGGEALFKQYDLMFAPEGEPVPEYWVEYYRKFDMNVPSGQGTHPASLSYDDFFTERYWYLEEAK